One window of the Candidatus Jettenia sp. genome contains the following:
- a CDS encoding lipopolysaccharide kinase InaA family protein, which translates to MIQTEIQIFACNSSLKLVDSTLRFFYPEIFLKQEDKTLVWEQNIQGVEAVIKVYLHRSFLTRWREKTFQFRVERELEALSRLYQMNIPTSQPLFWGYGNCTQFGRIEALATRKIPNAIPLKEFLQKVGKKTDLLKLEILFQHIRHMHEVGIYHGALSPKNILVTAAPATLPTFYIIDMAQSILFSKTITGKKFAWYDLLHIARGLKFYCQHVDIPPLLTHYGFSEAKIEAFIQIQNRYNPSKHTRNYLRGEFLFRRLLGR; encoded by the coding sequence GACTGAAATTCAGATTTTCGCTTGTAACTCTTCTTTGAAGTTGGTTGATTCCACTTTGCGATTTTTTTATCCGGAAATATTTTTAAAACAGGAAGACAAAACATTAGTCTGGGAACAAAATATTCAGGGCGTAGAAGCTGTTATAAAGGTTTATCTCCATCGCAGTTTTCTGACTCGTTGGAGAGAAAAAACATTTCAATTTCGCGTAGAACGGGAATTAGAAGCTTTGTCCAGGCTGTACCAGATGAATATTCCCACTAGCCAGCCGCTGTTTTGGGGATATGGTAATTGCACCCAATTTGGCCGCATTGAAGCCTTAGCAACGCGCAAAATACCTAATGCCATTCCGCTCAAAGAGTTTCTGCAAAAAGTTGGCAAAAAAACAGATCTGCTTAAGCTTGAAATTCTGTTCCAGCATATACGACATATGCATGAGGTAGGAATCTATCACGGGGCTCTTAGCCCTAAAAATATTCTTGTGACAGCCGCTCCTGCAACTCTACCAACTTTTTACATTATTGATATGGCGCAATCGATTCTGTTCTCCAAGACGATCACGGGGAAAAAATTCGCGTGGTATGATTTACTGCATATTGCAAGGGGGTTAAAGTTTTATTGTCAGCATGTCGACATTCCTCCTTTGTTAACCCATTACGGGTTTTCAGAAGCAAAAATCGAGGCCTTTATCCAGATCCAGAACCGGTACAATCCATCCAAACATACACGTAATTATTTGCGCGGAGAGTTTCTCTTCCGCCGTTTGTTGGGAAGGTAA